The genomic region AATTGTTATTTAAAAGTTCCGAAAAAATATCCAAGAATTCTTTTGTTTCTTTTACGTCGTGTACTCTTAAAATATGTGCGCCCTTGAGTGCTGCTACACCAATCGCGGCTAGTGAACCGATCAGCCGTTTTTTAGGGTTTTTCTCGCCCGTAATAGTTCCAATAAATGATTTTCGGGAAACGCCAATAGCAACTGGTCTTTTAAGCGAACCTAACATATTAAGTTTTTGCATGATCTCGACATTGTGCGAGACGGTTTTCCCAAAACCAATACCTGGATCTATAATGATGCTATCTTCATTTATACCAGATTTTGTTAAAGATGAAATCCTTTTTTTAAAATATGTTTCGATTTCTTGTATAACATTTTTATAATGGGGTTTGGTTTGCATTGTCCGAGGCGTGCCTTTTCGATGCATGAGAATGACCGGGCAGTCATATGCTTTTACAATTTTACTCATGCGGGGGTCATCTGTTAATGCGCTGGTATCATTGATTATGTGCGCTCCGTGCTTTAGTGCTTCTCCTGCAACGACCGATTTAGTCGTGTCTATAGAGAGGGGAATAGAAAGTTTTTTTGTTAATCTTTCTATGATTGGAATGACGCGGGATAGTTCGGTTATTACTGATGCGGGTTCTGCGCCCGGGCGCGTTGATTCCCCGCCAATATCGATTATGTCTGCGCCTTCTTTTTGCATTCGTATGGCATGTGCGAGTGCTTTCTCAGGGTCAGTGAATTTGCCTCCGTCTGAGAAAGAATCAGGAGTACTATTCAGTATTCCCATAATGAGGGGACGATCAAAATTAAGCGTGCACGTTTGAGAACGGATAGTATAACTTTTTTGTGCCATTTTTGATAAGAAGTAAAAGTTTATGAGTTTGGTAATGCTACAGTGTTATTCGGTTTCTCCGGCAATGTCTATATCGTTTATTTGTATCACATCACTTTTTTCAGTTTCATCTGCGATTTCAGCTTCGTTTTTGTCTGGTTTAATATCTTTCACAGGTTCTGGCGCTTTTGGAGCGAGTGGTTCATTGTTAACGATTTTTGTGATATCAGGGCCAGAGAGAACCTCTCGTTCAAGTAAAGACTCAGCTATTATAATAAGCTTGTCCTTATTATCTGCAAGAAGTTTCTTTCCGCGATTGTATGACTCATCAATAATCTTTTTTATTTCTTTATCGATTTCAACCGCGGTAGATTCACTATAGTCTACGTTTCGTGACATCTCTTTGCCGAGGAATATATGCTCTTGGCGTTCACCAAATGTCATAGGGCCCATTTTTTCACTCATTCCCCATTCACACACCATCATACGCGCAAATCGTGTGGCGACTTTAAGGTCGTTGTGTGCACCGGATGTAATGTCTCCGATGATCATTTCCTCTGCTATTCTTCCGCCCATCATGCCGCATATTTGACCGAGGATCTTCTTTTTTCCTTCGAGATATTTATCTTTTTCCGACAATTGCATTGTTGCTCCGAGATAGGCAATACCACGAGGAATAATAGTGACTTTGTGTAGTGGTTCTACTTCTTCAAGAAGTTCAAGGATGAGTGCGTGACCTGCTTCATGGTAGGCAATAATCTTTTTTTCCTCATCATCGATCTTTCTTGAACGTCTTTCTCGGCCCCATTTTACTTTATCTCGCGCTTCTTCTAATTCTGCAATGGTGACAGCCTTTTTGCCGTGTCGTGCAGCTAAAAGTGCTGCTTCATTAATAAGGTTTGCAAGATCAGCCCCGGAAAATCCAGGTGTGCCTCGGGCAATGATTTGCAAATCAACACCTTTTGCAAGGACAATTTTTTTAGCGTGTACTTTAAGGATACAATCTCTTCCAACTAGATCAGGAAGGTCAAGGACTACTTGTCTATCAAATCGACCTGGTCTCAGAAGCGCAGGGTCAAGCACATCGGGTCTATTGGTTGCCGCGATCATTATGACACCTTGATTTGTGTGAAAACCGTCCATTTCAACTAATAATTGGTTAAGTGTTTGTTCTCGTTCATCATGGCCACCGCCAATACCCGCTCCGCGATGTCTTCCTACCGCATCAATTTCATCCATAAAGATAATGCATGGTGCCTGTTTCTTACCTTGCTCGAAGAGATCTCTTACTCGTGAAGCACCAACTCCGACAAACATTTCAACGAAGTCCGAGCCGCTGATTGAGAAAAATGGGACATCAGCTTCACCTGCAATAGATTTTGCTAAAAGTGTTTTTCCTGTTCCCGGAGGACCAATCAGGATAAATCCTTTAGGGATTCTTCCACCCAATTTTTGGAACTTTTTTGGTTCTTTCAAAAAATCGACAATTTCTAATACTTCTTCCTTTGCTTCTTCAATACCCGCAACATCTTTAAATGTTATACGGTCTTTTTCTTTGTCTTTGTTCATAAGTTTTGCACGGCTCTTTCCAAAACCAAGAGCTCCTTTACCCATACCTTTCATTTGACGATAAATGAAAAACCAGAGAAAAAAGACAAGGAGTAGCGGCGGTAAGATGGTAAATATAATATTTGAAATAAAGGTGTTTGAACGCTTTATAACAACATCAACATTGTTTTTATCAAGTAGTTCCGGTAGGGTTGTGTCTCCGGGAAACGTATTAACTTTATAATGTGCGCCATCAACTAACTGTCCTTCGGCGGTGACATTCCCTTCCATGAGATTGAATGTTCTTACCTGTCCGGCGACAACAGCGTTTTTAAATTGAGTGTAGGTAATATTCTTGTCCTGGTTTTTTTGAAATCCCTTCATTTGGAGTAATACAAGGGTAGCAATAATGACTATAATCCATAATACCATTGGTTTTAAAGCTGCCTTTGGTAATTTAGGTGAAACGTTCT from Candidatus Ancaeobacter aquaticus harbors:
- the folP gene encoding dihydropteroate synthase — its product is MAQKSYTIRSQTCTLNFDRPLIMGILNSTPDSFSDGGKFTDPEKALAHAIRMQKEGADIIDIGGESTRPGAEPASVITELSRVIPIIERLTKKLSIPLSIDTTKSVVAGEALKHGAHIINDTSALTDDPRMSKIVKAYDCPVILMHRKGTPRTMQTKPHYKNVIQEIETYFKKRISSLTKSGINEDSIIIDPGIGFGKTVSHNVEIMQKLNMLGSLKRPVAIGVSRKSFIGTITGEKNPKKRLIGSLAAIGVAALKGAHILRVHDVKETKEFLDIFSELLNNN
- the ftsH gene encoding ATP-dependent zinc metalloprotease FtsH; protein product: MAQKKKNVSPKLPKAALKPMVLWIIVIIATLVLLQMKGFQKNQDKNITYTQFKNAVVAGQVRTFNLMEGNVTAEGQLVDGAHYKVNTFPGDTTLPELLDKNNVDVVIKRSNTFISNIIFTILPPLLLVFFLWFFIYRQMKGMGKGALGFGKSRAKLMNKDKEKDRITFKDVAGIEEAKEEVLEIVDFLKEPKKFQKLGGRIPKGFILIGPPGTGKTLLAKSIAGEADVPFFSISGSDFVEMFVGVGASRVRDLFEQGKKQAPCIIFMDEIDAVGRHRGAGIGGGHDEREQTLNQLLVEMDGFHTNQGVIMIAATNRPDVLDPALLRPGRFDRQVVLDLPDLVGRDCILKVHAKKIVLAKGVDLQIIARGTPGFSGADLANLINEAALLAARHGKKAVTIAELEEARDKVKWGRERRSRKIDDEEKKIIAYHEAGHALILELLEEVEPLHKVTIIPRGIAYLGATMQLSEKDKYLEGKKKILGQICGMMGGRIAEEMIIGDITSGAHNDLKVATRFARMMVCEWGMSEKMGPMTFGERQEHIFLGKEMSRNVDYSESTAVEIDKEIKKIIDESYNRGKKLLADNKDKLIIIAESLLEREVLSGPDITKIVNNEPLAPKAPEPVKDIKPDKNEAEIADETEKSDVIQINDIDIAGETE